One part of the Desulfonema ishimotonii genome encodes these proteins:
- a CDS encoding 3-hydroxyacyl-CoA dehydrogenase: MNIKDIRKILIIGAGTMGHQIGFLCATHGCDVAVYDIDPEILKKAEERTKALSERFISKGRLSPEAAAQTLARISFTDDPEAAGRNADLVSESVPEDPALKGRIFAQFNGICPERTIFTTNTSSLVPSMFADATGRPERFLAFHFHDVALNNVVDVMPHPGTSPEAAETVRAFAEKIGQLPIVLKKEQPGYVFNTMLMTLLDAALNLATKEVASVEDIDRAWMGIMHTASGPFGIMDSVGLDTVWKITAYWAEKRNDPRAKKNAEFIKTYLDKGRLGKKSGQGFYAYPDPAFAAREFLAGKGSA, encoded by the coding sequence ATGAACATCAAAGACATCCGAAAGATTCTGATCATCGGGGCCGGGACCATGGGCCATCAGATCGGCTTTTTGTGTGCCACCCATGGCTGTGACGTGGCGGTGTACGACATTGACCCGGAAATCCTGAAAAAGGCCGAAGAGCGGACAAAGGCCCTGTCGGAGCGGTTCATCTCCAAAGGCCGGTTGTCCCCGGAGGCAGCCGCGCAGACCCTGGCCCGCATCTCTTTCACAGACGATCCCGAAGCGGCCGGCCGGAACGCGGATCTGGTCAGCGAGTCCGTGCCCGAAGATCCCGCGCTCAAGGGGCGGATCTTTGCGCAGTTTAACGGGATTTGCCCGGAACGCACCATTTTCACCACCAACACCTCCTCCCTGGTTCCGTCCATGTTCGCGGACGCCACCGGCAGGCCGGAGCGGTTTCTCGCCTTTCACTTCCACGACGTGGCCCTGAACAATGTGGTGGACGTCATGCCCCATCCGGGAACCTCACCGGAGGCTGCGGAGACGGTCCGGGCCTTTGCCGAAAAGATCGGCCAGCTTCCCATTGTCCTGAAAAAAGAGCAGCCCGGCTACGTCTTCAACACCATGCTCATGACGCTTCTGGATGCGGCCCTGAATCTGGCGACAAAAGAGGTGGCGTCCGTCGAAGACATTGACCGGGCCTGGATGGGCATCATGCATACCGCATCGGGACCATTCGGGATCATGGACAGCGTGGGCCTGGATACGGTCTGGAAGATCACGGCCTACTGGGCGGAAAAGCGCAATGACCCCAGGGCAAAGAAAAATGCCGAATTTATAAAAACTTATCTGGATAAGGGGCGTCTGGGCAAGAAGAGCGGGCAGGGCTTTTATGCCTATCCTGATCCGGCCTTTGCCGCCCGCGAATTTCTGGCGGGAAAGGGTTCGGCCTGA
- a CDS encoding AMP-binding protein, producing MEKIWMKNWPPGIPRTLKFTGGEVPIHEYLRIRAREMPDKAAIIFYGREISYRELDTASDRFAGYLLEQGVWTGDRVAVFMGNCPQYMVAHFGIQKIGAVVCPCSPLFKEMELEHELTDAGAEILVAWAHLMPVVSSVRERTGLRNIVATHLGDYLPDAPALPLPDIMKHLPAAGAVAGADDFLSVVSGGKTDLPPVDIDVRNDIGLLQYTGGTTGLPKGCMLTHYAALFKTASVCAVTEMKAEDVCLVTMPVFHIAGMLAGMNSCIYAGATQVLMTLFDAEAAMTAIEQYGISFWYSAVPMNVAIMAHPEVGNYDLSSLRLCLTSSFGIQLSEEIAKQWEARTGGGLLIEGAYGLSETHTADTFMPRHRIRYGTVGIPGFEQEFRIVEMTDRTREVPIGEQGEIAVKNPAVFKGYWNQPEISKGTLVDGWVYTGDIGKFDEEGFLYLLGRQKEMIKVSGFSVFPEEVELFLNRHPAIAQAAVIGVPDPKKGEVVKAFIVPYPGQDVSADEIRQWARGNMSSYKCPVYVEFRESLPTLGTGKLLRRVLKEQ from the coding sequence ATGGAAAAGATCTGGATGAAAAACTGGCCCCCCGGCATTCCCCGGACCCTGAAATTTACCGGCGGGGAGGTGCCGATCCACGAATACCTGCGCATCCGCGCGCGGGAAATGCCGGACAAGGCGGCCATTATCTTTTATGGCCGGGAAATTTCCTACCGGGAACTGGATACGGCCTCCGACCGGTTTGCTGGTTACCTTCTGGAGCAGGGTGTCTGGACGGGCGACCGCGTCGCCGTTTTCATGGGCAACTGCCCCCAGTACATGGTGGCCCATTTCGGCATTCAGAAGATCGGGGCCGTTGTCTGTCCCTGTTCCCCGCTGTTCAAAGAGATGGAGCTTGAACACGAGCTGACCGACGCCGGGGCCGAAATCCTGGTGGCATGGGCGCATCTCATGCCCGTTGTCAGCAGTGTGCGGGAACGGACCGGTCTCCGAAACATCGTGGCAACCCATCTCGGCGACTATCTGCCGGACGCGCCCGCGCTGCCGCTTCCCGATATCATGAAGCATCTGCCTGCCGCAGGGGCGGTTGCGGGAGCCGACGACTTCCTCTCCGTTGTCAGCGGGGGGAAAACCGATCTGCCGCCGGTGGATATTGATGTCCGGAATGACATCGGCCTGCTTCAGTATACCGGCGGCACCACCGGCCTGCCCAAGGGCTGTATGCTCACCCATTACGCGGCCCTGTTCAAAACCGCATCGGTCTGCGCCGTCACGGAGATGAAAGCGGAAGATGTCTGTCTCGTCACCATGCCGGTCTTTCATATTGCCGGGATGCTGGCCGGGATGAACTCCTGCATCTACGCCGGAGCCACCCAGGTACTGATGACGCTGTTCGATGCCGAAGCCGCCATGACGGCCATTGAACAGTACGGAATTTCCTTCTGGTACAGCGCGGTTCCCATGAACGTGGCGATCATGGCGCATCCCGAAGTCGGAAATTACGACCTGAGCAGCCTCAGACTCTGCCTGACCTCCTCCTTCGGCATTCAGCTTTCCGAAGAGATTGCAAAGCAGTGGGAAGCCCGCACGGGCGGCGGACTTCTCATCGAAGGGGCCTATGGGCTGAGTGAAACCCATACGGCAGACACCTTCATGCCCCGGCACAGGATCCGCTACGGCACTGTCGGGATTCCGGGGTTTGAGCAGGAATTCAGAATCGTGGAGATGACGGACCGGACAAGGGAGGTGCCAATCGGTGAACAGGGCGAAATCGCCGTGAAAAATCCCGCCGTTTTCAAAGGCTACTGGAACCAGCCGGAGATTTCCAAGGGCACGCTGGTGGACGGATGGGTCTACACCGGCGATATCGGCAAATTTGATGAAGAGGGGTTTCTGTATCTGCTGGGCAGACAGAAAGAGATGATCAAGGTCTCCGGCTTTTCGGTATTTCCGGAGGAAGTGGAGCTGTTTCTGAACCGCCATCCGGCCATTGCCCAGGCTGCGGTGATCGGCGTCCCGGACCCGAAGAAAGGGGAGGTGGTCAAGGCGTTCATCGTTCCGTATCCCGGACAGGATGTCTCGGCAGATGAAATCCGCCAGTGGGCCAGGGGCAACATGTCGTCATACAAATGCCCGGTTTACGTGGAGTTCAGGGAATCCCTCCCCACGCTGGGAACCGGCAAATTGCTGCGGCGGGTTTTAAAAGAGCAGTAG
- a CDS encoding long-chain fatty acid--CoA ligase → MNQRHYPFWPKRLPKTLVYPRTPLFDLPETSARRYPDHTALVYYGNRISYARLWDEICRVAGALAACGVRKGDRVALYMQNCPHFIVSYFGIMRANAVTVPLNPMLTTSELARLLEDSGAKVVITTTELYDKVAELRELLGIRKVIVGAYTDYLPDEPTIPVPEFMARIPAEIEGTRTWAQVLAENHAPPEPDVQPDDLCLIPYTAGSTGIPKGCMHTHATVISNAISSCHWMDLTSATVGLAALPLFHVTGMINSFLAPFFAGSTVVLLTRWDRIAALEAIEKYRCNIWVNISTMVVDLLAAPGIEKRDLNSLSAVAGGGAPLPAAVGEKLEALTGLTYVEGYGLTETISQTHFNPPDRSRLGSIGVPDFGVDARIIDMESLTELPPGQEGELVISGPEVFRGYWNKPEETDEVFVTLAGKSFFRTGDICRMDEEGYFYIVDRSKRMINAAGFKVWPAEVESVLYRHPAVLEACVVGVPDPHRVENVKAFIVPRPEYRDRITAEEIIGWAKNEMSAYKYPRIIEFTDSLPKSGAGKIIWRELQAREKTSVAN, encoded by the coding sequence ATGAACCAACGGCACTACCCCTTCTGGCCCAAACGGCTTCCCAAAACCCTTGTCTATCCCCGGACCCCGCTCTTCGATCTCCCGGAGACCTCGGCCAGGCGGTATCCGGACCACACGGCCCTGGTCTATTACGGCAACCGGATTTCCTATGCCCGGCTCTGGGATGAAATCTGCCGCGTGGCCGGAGCACTGGCCGCGTGCGGTGTCCGGAAAGGCGACCGGGTGGCCCTGTACATGCAGAACTGCCCCCATTTTATCGTCAGCTATTTCGGCATCATGCGGGCCAATGCCGTGACCGTCCCCCTGAACCCCATGCTGACCACCAGTGAGCTGGCCCGGCTGCTGGAAGACAGCGGCGCAAAGGTGGTCATCACCACGACCGAGCTGTATGACAAAGTGGCCGAGCTCCGGGAGCTTTTAGGCATCCGGAAGGTGATCGTGGGCGCTTATACGGATTACCTGCCCGACGAGCCGACAATTCCGGTACCGGAGTTCATGGCCCGGATTCCCGCCGAGATCGAAGGCACACGGACCTGGGCCCAGGTGCTGGCAGAGAACCATGCGCCGCCGGAGCCGGATGTGCAGCCGGACGACCTCTGCCTCATTCCCTACACGGCAGGGTCCACCGGCATCCCCAAGGGGTGTATGCACACCCACGCCACCGTCATTTCCAATGCGATCAGCTCCTGTCACTGGATGGACCTGACATCCGCCACGGTGGGGCTGGCGGCCCTGCCGCTTTTCCATGTGACCGGCATGATCAACTCCTTTCTCGCCCCGTTTTTCGCAGGCAGCACGGTGGTCCTGCTGACCCGGTGGGACCGGATCGCGGCCCTGGAGGCCATTGAAAAATACCGGTGCAATATCTGGGTGAACATCTCCACCATGGTGGTCGATCTTCTGGCGGCCCCCGGCATTGAAAAGCGGGATCTGAACTCGCTCTCCGCCGTGGCCGGAGGCGGCGCGCCCCTGCCCGCGGCCGTGGGCGAAAAGCTCGAGGCCCTCACCGGCCTGACCTATGTGGAGGGATACGGCCTGACCGAAACCATCTCCCAGACCCATTTCAACCCGCCGGACCGGTCCCGTCTGGGCAGCATCGGGGTGCCGGATTTCGGGGTGGATGCCCGCATTATCGACATGGAGAGCCTGACGGAGCTGCCCCCCGGACAGGAAGGGGAACTGGTGATCAGCGGGCCGGAGGTCTTCAGGGGATACTGGAACAAGCCCGAGGAGACCGATGAGGTCTTTGTGACGCTGGCGGGCAAATCCTTTTTCCGCACCGGCGACATCTGCCGCATGGATGAGGAGGGCTATTTCTACATCGTGGACCGGTCCAAGCGGATGATCAACGCGGCCGGGTTCAAGGTCTGGCCCGCTGAGGTGGAATCGGTTCTCTACCGCCATCCGGCCGTGCTGGAGGCCTGCGTGGTGGGCGTGCCGGACCCGCACCGGGTGGAAAATGTCAAGGCCTTTATCGTGCCCCGGCCCGAATACCGGGACCGGATCACCGCGGAAGAGATCATCGGGTGGGCCAAGAACGAGATGTCGGCCTACAAATATCCGCGCATCATCGAATTCACTGACTCACTGCCCAAGAGCGGGGCCGGAAAGATCATCTGGCGGGAGCTTCAGGCGCGGGAGAAGACGTCTGTCGCCAATTAA
- a CDS encoding acyl-CoA dehydrogenase family protein, protein MDFNQSEKMQTIIGMMDEFVEKELIPLEPLFLTRPFTELLPVIKEKQKMVRQMELWAPCHPKEYGGMGLSLTEHALVSESLGRSPLGHFTFWAQAPDVGNIEILHMFGTDAQKEKYLHPLVNGDIRSCFSMTEVNLAGSNPVMMDTTAVRDGDDYIINGQKWYTSSADGAKFAIVMAKTDPEADRYRQASMIIVPCDTPGFNLVRNIPVMGHTGDDYFSHAEILYQNCRVPKENLLGPAGGGFAIAQERLGPGRIHHCMRWIGICNRAFDLMCARARDRVISPDGRTLATKQIIQAWIAECAAEIQAARLMVLHAAWRIEQEGAKAARKEISLIKFKVANVMQMVLDCALQVHGGLGMTDDTIIAFFFRHERAARIYDGADEVHKVAVAKQILRGYDGRPVK, encoded by the coding sequence CCCCTTGAACCGCTTTTCCTGACCCGCCCCTTTACCGAGCTGCTGCCCGTGATAAAGGAAAAGCAGAAGATGGTCAGGCAGATGGAGCTGTGGGCCCCCTGTCATCCCAAAGAATACGGCGGCATGGGCCTGAGCCTGACAGAACACGCCCTGGTCTCCGAGTCCCTGGGCAGGAGTCCGCTGGGCCATTTCACCTTCTGGGCACAGGCCCCGGATGTGGGTAACATCGAGATCCTCCACATGTTCGGGACCGATGCCCAGAAAGAAAAATATCTCCATCCCCTGGTGAACGGGGATATCCGGAGCTGTTTCTCCATGACCGAGGTGAATCTGGCCGGGTCCAACCCGGTGATGATGGACACCACTGCCGTCAGGGACGGAGATGATTACATCATCAACGGCCAGAAATGGTACACCTCCTCGGCCGACGGCGCAAAGTTCGCCATTGTCATGGCAAAGACCGACCCGGAGGCCGACCGCTACCGCCAGGCCAGCATGATCATCGTACCCTGCGACACCCCCGGCTTCAACCTGGTGCGGAACATCCCGGTCATGGGCCACACGGGCGATGACTATTTCAGCCATGCCGAGATTCTCTACCAGAACTGCCGGGTGCCCAAAGAAAACCTGCTGGGACCGGCGGGCGGCGGATTTGCCATTGCCCAGGAGCGTCTGGGGCCGGGCCGGATTCACCACTGTATGCGCTGGATCGGCATCTGCAACCGGGCCTTTGACCTGATGTGCGCCCGCGCCCGTGACCGGGTGATCTCGCCGGACGGCAGAACCCTGGCCACCAAACAGATCATTCAGGCGTGGATCGCCGAGTGCGCGGCCGAGATTCAGGCGGCCCGGCTGATGGTACTCCACGCGGCGTGGCGGATCGAACAGGAGGGGGCAAAGGCCGCCCGGAAGGAGATCTCGCTGATCAAGTTCAAGGTCGCCAACGTCATGCAGATGGTGCTGGACTGTGCCCTTCAGGTGCATGGCGGTCTCGGCATGACGGACGACACCATCATCGCCTTTTTCTTCCGCCATGAGCGGGCCGCCCGCATCTACGACGGCGCGGACGAGGTTCACAAGGTGGCGGTGGCGAAGCAGATATTGCGCGGATATGACGGCAGGCCGGTGAAATAG
- a CDS encoding phosphotransferase family protein, with protein sequence MEYTDRATDIRPGEELDAARLEAFLKDSVSGLEGNLAVRQFPSGHSNLTYLVTVGETEMVLRRPPFGTKAKSAHDMGREYKILSALQPVFPYVPKPLAYTEDDAVMGCPFYVMERINGIILRKDIPAGMNLEPSQVRRLFERLAEVQFELHSLDYKKIGLGDFGKPEGYVERQVSGWSRRYRNARTPDAPDCEAVMEWLAAHMPPDSDRPGIIHNDFKFDNVVLAKDAPLKIIGVLDWEMATVGDPLMDLGSTLGYWVEKDDPPEAQLMRTLPTDADGAMTRKEMVACYEKLSGRAIDHFDFYHCFGLFRLAVIAQQIYYRYYHGQTSDERFKMLVFGVRMLEKAALRVIEASCR encoded by the coding sequence ATGGAATACACAGACAGAGCAACCGATATCCGGCCCGGCGAAGAACTGGACGCCGCCCGGCTCGAAGCCTTTTTAAAAGACTCGGTTTCCGGGCTTGAGGGCAATCTGGCCGTCCGGCAGTTTCCCAGCGGCCATTCCAACCTCACCTATCTGGTCACCGTCGGTGAGACGGAGATGGTGCTGCGCCGCCCGCCCTTCGGCACAAAGGCGAAGAGCGCCCATGACATGGGCCGGGAGTACAAAATCCTCAGCGCGCTTCAGCCGGTCTTTCCCTATGTGCCCAAACCGCTGGCCTACACAGAGGACGATGCCGTCATGGGATGCCCCTTTTACGTCATGGAGCGCATCAATGGCATTATCCTGAGAAAAGATATTCCCGCAGGAATGAACCTGGAGCCGTCACAGGTGCGCCGCCTGTTTGAGCGGCTGGCCGAGGTGCAGTTCGAGCTGCATTCACTGGATTATAAAAAGATCGGGCTTGGGGATTTCGGAAAGCCCGAAGGCTATGTGGAGCGCCAGGTCAGCGGCTGGAGCAGGCGCTACCGCAATGCCCGGACCCCGGACGCGCCCGACTGCGAAGCGGTGATGGAATGGCTGGCGGCCCACATGCCCCCGGATTCGGACCGGCCCGGCATTATCCACAACGATTTCAAATTCGACAATGTGGTGCTGGCCAAAGACGCCCCCCTGAAGATCATCGGCGTGCTGGACTGGGAGATGGCGACCGTGGGTGATCCCCTCATGGATCTGGGCAGCACCCTGGGCTACTGGGTGGAAAAAGACGATCCGCCCGAAGCCCAGCTGATGCGCACCCTGCCCACCGATGCGGACGGGGCCATGACCCGGAAGGAGATGGTGGCTTGTTACGAAAAACTCTCAGGCCGGGCCATTGACCATTTTGATTTTTACCACTGCTTCGGGCTGTTCCGGCTGGCCGTCATCGCCCAGCAGATCTATTACCGGTACTATCACGGCCAGACCAGTGATGAGCGCTTCAAAATGCTGGTCTTCGGCGTGCGGATGCTGGAAAAGGCAGCGCTCCGCGTCATTGAGGCATCCTGCCGCTGA
- a CDS encoding acyl-CoA carboxylase subunit beta: protein MPFEKELGELHRRRSRSLEMGGAANVQKQHDRGKLTARERIDRLLDPGSFFEVGMFNHSDMPGMAEKTPADSKVAGYGKVDGRQVVIMANDFTVLAATSSRIAGRKEAELKMQASRRGHPVIYLGEAGGARMPDIMGAAGLCSYGGGGFDTYLRIMSRVRQTPMITAVMGECYGMPTWMACLSDFVVQVKGSAMGVSGPRVLQLALGESVTDEELGGWQVHAEITGNADRVAEDEAECFRLIRQYLSYMPSHCEELPPRAAVPEGSGDDMDRILEHLPEKHNRAYDMHLLLNCIADRGTLFPIKPDFGKSVITALARMDGNTVGIIASQPMFNAGAMTTDGIDKVMSFLCLCDSFNIPLLFFHDIPGFLVGKDAEHNRVAARVMNYMNALGLVTVPKISVIVRKTYGMAFWNMCGSGCGTDFLVAWPTAEMSFVAPAIAANVVYGGKGMASDRESPEWKGVLQKMVEDASPFDAAGRHYIHDVIDPRETRRYIINSLEICRNSRTGGMSEHRLANWPTKF from the coding sequence ATGCCCTTTGAAAAAGAACTCGGAGAGCTTCACCGCAGGCGCTCCCGGTCCCTGGAAATGGGCGGGGCCGCCAATGTTCAGAAACAGCACGACCGGGGGAAGCTGACCGCCAGGGAGAGGATTGACCGGCTTCTGGACCCCGGCTCCTTTTTTGAGGTCGGCATGTTCAACCATTCGGACATGCCCGGAATGGCCGAAAAAACCCCGGCTGACAGCAAGGTGGCCGGTTACGGAAAGGTCGATGGCCGCCAGGTCGTGATCATGGCCAACGATTTCACCGTGCTGGCCGCCACCTCCAGCCGCATTGCCGGCCGCAAGGAGGCCGAACTCAAGATGCAGGCATCCCGCCGGGGCCATCCGGTGATCTACCTCGGGGAGGCCGGCGGAGCCCGGATGCCGGACATTATGGGGGCCGCAGGGCTCTGTTCATATGGCGGCGGCGGGTTTGACACCTATCTCCGGATCATGAGCCGGGTCCGCCAGACGCCCATGATCACCGCCGTCATGGGCGAATGCTACGGAATGCCGACGTGGATGGCCTGCCTGTCCGACTTTGTGGTCCAGGTAAAGGGCAGCGCAATGGGGGTCTCCGGGCCCCGCGTTCTTCAGCTTGCCCTGGGGGAATCCGTCACCGACGAGGAACTGGGCGGCTGGCAGGTTCATGCCGAAATCACGGGCAACGCGGACCGGGTGGCTGAGGATGAGGCGGAGTGCTTCCGGCTCATCCGGCAATATCTCTCCTACATGCCGTCCCACTGCGAAGAGCTTCCGCCCAGGGCAGCCGTCCCGGAGGGCTCCGGGGACGACATGGACCGCATCCTGGAGCATCTCCCTGAAAAGCACAACCGGGCCTATGACATGCACCTGCTCCTGAACTGCATCGCGGACCGCGGCACCCTTTTTCCCATCAAGCCGGACTTTGGCAAATCGGTCATTACCGCACTGGCCCGCATGGACGGGAATACGGTCGGCATCATCGCCAGCCAGCCCATGTTCAATGCCGGGGCCATGACCACCGACGGCATTGACAAGGTGATGAGCTTTCTCTGTCTCTGTGACTCGTTTAACATCCCCCTGCTCTTTTTCCATGACATTCCCGGATTTCTGGTGGGCAAGGATGCGGAACACAACCGGGTGGCCGCACGGGTTATGAATTACATGAACGCCCTGGGACTGGTGACGGTTCCCAAAATCTCCGTCATTGTCAGAAAGACTTATGGCATGGCCTTCTGGAACATGTGCGGCTCAGGATGCGGCACCGATTTCCTGGTGGCCTGGCCCACGGCGGAAATGAGCTTTGTGGCCCCGGCCATTGCCGCCAATGTGGTCTACGGCGGCAAAGGGATGGCATCCGACAGGGAGTCGCCCGAATGGAAAGGCGTGCTTCAGAAGATGGTTGAGGATGCCTCCCCCTTTGATGCGGCAGGGAGACATTATATTCACGATGTCATCGACCCACGCGAAACGCGACGCTACATCATCAATTCCCTGGAAATATGCCGGAACTCCCGCACCGGGGGAATGAGTGAACACAGGCTGGCAAACTGGCCGACAAAATTCTGA
- a CDS encoding polyphosphate polymerase domain-containing protein — protein sequence MKQRRDRQQGMPPILERYELKFVIPEHMVDPISDFASVYCTLDKYSQITDGLFYRVNNLYFDTPNFLFLQRRLEGVENRFNMRIRSYGEEGNLPCFFEIKQKRVNIIKKFRAGVHDEDWPVMFEKSDYDISGKTRREEVGNKELFLRLAHSYNAGPRVLTQYKRKAYVSDVDDYGRVTFDMDLRYMPEERYNVRPDEARMIPNDDVMAFDPDPVGNIILELKCYSTQFPLWMIDLIRYFDLSRRSFSKYITGLRSVTELCRYDPGIRQSALGVFI from the coding sequence ATGAAACAGAGGCGTGACCGTCAGCAGGGGATGCCGCCCATACTTGAACGGTATGAGCTGAAATTCGTCATTCCCGAACATATGGTTGATCCTATATCCGATTTTGCGTCCGTCTATTGCACACTGGATAAATATTCACAAATCACCGACGGGCTCTTTTACAGGGTCAACAATCTCTATTTTGACACCCCGAACTTCCTGTTTCTTCAAAGACGGCTGGAAGGTGTTGAAAACCGGTTTAATATGCGAATCCGTTCCTACGGTGAGGAGGGGAATCTGCCCTGTTTCTTTGAGATAAAACAGAAACGGGTGAATATCATCAAAAAATTCAGAGCCGGTGTCCATGATGAGGACTGGCCCGTGATGTTTGAAAAATCGGATTACGACATCTCCGGAAAAACAAGACGCGAGGAAGTCGGAAACAAAGAACTTTTTCTCCGGCTGGCCCATAGTTACAATGCAGGCCCCAGGGTGCTGACACAATACAAGCGCAAGGCGTATGTGTCGGATGTTGATGACTACGGGCGGGTGACATTCGACATGGATTTGAGATATATGCCTGAAGAGAGGTATAACGTCCGCCCTGACGAGGCCCGGATGATTCCCAATGACGATGTCATGGCCTTTGATCCTGATCCGGTGGGCAATATTATTCTTGAATTAAAGTGTTATTCGACACAGTTTCCGCTGTGGATGATCGACCTGATCCGCTATTTTGATCTGAGCCGGAGAAGCTTTTCAAAATATATTACGGGGCTTCGGAGCGTGACGGAGCTTTGCCGGTACGACCCCGGCATCCGTCAGAGTGCGCTGGGAGTGTTTATCTGA
- a CDS encoding HlyD family secretion protein, whose amino-acid sequence MRLFYSIWFLAIIGVAMMSMTHKNESASFYGITETREIYVNHDTAIEIRKIHVIPGQEVRHGDLLVEFDRPELDIKINAIYHQLEALKTRKQVNDNEVRSLISELKARKALKISELSSQIRQLQAQYNLNRRLTSELRSINVGKKRNSGNPTLVKIANLKKEIELSVHPLQVKIDLFERELNSPDTTLNVETESLEKELSLLNEEKKRLSIFAQVSGIIGSVNFKEGEKVSPFEPVLTLHTGHPSYVKGFIHEDVYNKVAVGNPVRVVSLADSRKHVTGEVISAGTRIVEYPVRLRKRPDIQIWGREVLIKISGENQFLLGEKVRLSTPEKEGANFFEMSGLFFPEKTYAGKPDRTHPDPADRLTDIEVSASLGNGTSPEASGVLYLSDLRKYLVISDDTEDKKPVLHLMNSQGQIEENVVIEGLKKVNDMEAIAPGRAGDIYIACSQSYNKKGRIPKSRKLLLKIRRNGTAFRLNKKIRLYDLLRDAAAEYRDALWSQSLLRENKAPDIDIEGIFYRNGDIYLGFKAPFKENRAMVLRIRDIDAVMDENRLDGRDVSLWKTFDLKDHGGGVPSRLSDLCLRNDQLFILSGALHEKDGVQKKSGNLWRYDLDEETLAFVKYTEGFICEGITWNPDEGEFLMVFDCGGEQPSKIMKLKE is encoded by the coding sequence ATGCGACTGTTTTATTCCATATGGTTTCTGGCGATCATTGGCGTTGCAATGATGTCCATGACCCACAAAAACGAATCCGCTTCCTTTTATGGGATTACCGAAACCAGGGAGATTTATGTCAACCACGACACTGCCATTGAGATCAGAAAAATTCATGTGATACCGGGCCAGGAGGTCCGGCACGGAGACCTGCTGGTTGAATTTGACCGGCCTGAGCTGGACATAAAGATTAACGCGATTTATCATCAGCTTGAGGCGCTGAAAACCCGGAAACAGGTAAATGATAATGAGGTGCGTTCCCTGATCAGTGAGCTGAAAGCCCGGAAGGCACTGAAAATCAGTGAACTCAGTTCCCAGATACGGCAGCTTCAGGCGCAGTATAATCTCAACAGGCGACTGACTTCGGAACTCAGAAGTATTAACGTCGGAAAAAAGAGAAATTCCGGCAATCCGACGCTTGTGAAAATCGCGAACCTGAAGAAAGAGATTGAACTGTCAGTACACCCGCTTCAGGTGAAAATAGATCTGTTTGAAAGAGAACTGAATTCTCCGGATACGACATTGAACGTAGAGACAGAAAGTCTGGAAAAGGAACTGAGCCTTCTGAATGAGGAGAAAAAAAGGCTTTCCATCTTTGCACAGGTTTCGGGTATTATCGGCTCTGTAAACTTTAAGGAGGGGGAAAAGGTCTCTCCGTTTGAACCGGTTCTGACTCTTCATACCGGCCATCCGTCCTATGTCAAGGGCTTTATCCATGAGGACGTATACAATAAAGTGGCAGTCGGCAACCCGGTGCGTGTGGTTTCCCTGGCGGACAGCCGGAAACATGTTACCGGAGAGGTGATATCCGCAGGAACCCGGATTGTCGAATATCCCGTGCGCCTGCGAAAGCGGCCGGATATTCAGATCTGGGGAAGGGAAGTTCTCATAAAAATTTCCGGCGAGAATCAGTTTCTCTTGGGAGAAAAAGTTCGGCTCAGCACTCCTGAGAAAGAGGGGGCGAATTTCTTTGAAATGAGCGGACTTTTTTTCCCGGAAAAGACCTATGCGGGCAAACCTGACAGGACGCATCCTGACCCGGCTGATCGTTTAACGGATATTGAAGTGTCCGCATCATTGGGAAACGGTACTTCCCCAGAAGCATCCGGCGTACTCTACCTCAGTGACCTGAGGAAATATCTTGTCATCAGCGATGATACGGAGGACAAGAAACCGGTTCTTCACCTGATGAACAGCCAGGGGCAGATTGAAGAAAATGTTGTCATAGAGGGCCTGAAGAAGGTGAACGACATGGAGGCGATTGCGCCGGGCCGGGCCGGCGACATTTATATTGCCTGTTCACAGAGTTATAATAAAAAGGGCCGGATTCCCAAATCAAGAAAACTGCTGCTGAAAATCAGGCGGAACGGAACGGCCTTCCGTCTGAATAAAAAAATCCGCCTCTATGACCTGCTCAGAGATGCCGCCGCAGAATACCGCGATGCGCTGTGGAGCCAGAGCCTTCTCCGCGAAAATAAGGCCCCGGATATTGATATCGAGGGCATCTTCTACCGGAACGGCGACATCTACCTTGGGTTCAAGGCCCCCTTTAAAGAAAACAGGGCGATGGTCCTGCGCATCAGGGATATTGACGCTGTCATGGATGAGAACCGGCTGGACGGAAGAGATGTCTCGCTGTGGAAGACATTTGACCTGAAAGATCACGGTGGCGGCGTTCCCTCCCGGCTTTCAGATCTCTGCCTCCGAAACGATCAGCTTTTTATATTGTCCGGTGCCCTGCATGAGAAAGACGGGGTTCAGAAAAAATCCGGCAATCTGTGGCGGTATGATCTGGATGAGGAGACACTCGCCTTTGTAAAATATACAGAGGGATTTATATGTGAGGGCATCACATGGAATCCGGATGAGGGGGAATTTCTGATGGTATTTGACTGCGGCGGCGAACAGCCTTCTAAAATAATGAAACTGAAAGAATGA